The proteins below come from a single Magnetococcales bacterium genomic window:
- a CDS encoding response regulator, with the protein MDQKNTAPPSALANLVVRFGLRGRILLFFLVVFLGAGFIASLAMRHLMVREAHVLGNVLAQRHVLWHREKIMGAVQREVAIARQMAGSLTLQHWARHEDDPEAIAAAQAELSLFRENFRAHSFFLGLASSRHFYFSDNKTEKVTLKVVNTLDPEAKDDIWYFASMQSAAPFNLNVDHNDKLDVTNLWINYTMQAGSERLGVVGTGVPLTDFVQLFTQAETSGVVGMLVDEKGAIQAHKNTLLIDRNAFADANGSEVRGVFSLLASKAERDALKETMTQLQQDKLGAKVITLTLDDREQLVAIAWLEPLRWYSIAFLDPTSVIPAQDAKLFWLALVISFVVAAGMLILGQNHMIIRPLLRLTEGAKAMACGLYDTRVEVTSHDELGVLTQAFNNMSSVIANSTRTLLKEVDENSEELTRKEVQLRTLVDSIQSSIFMKDLQGRYTLVNACHSRMHGLSSEEILGKTDFDLVPPEDAEHDTAKDREVFAKAKALTFEDQHLSHRDGLLRTYLTTKAPLINAEGQIYGLCGIATDITDQKVNENSLRTHMEELNNTRKSSLNMLLDLEEERKIAEDLREKAETATKAKSDFLANMSHEIRTPMNAIIGMSFLALKTDLTPKQRDYIHKAHNAATSLLGIINDILDFSKIEAGKLSMELVPFQLDDVLTGVSTVLSPKVNEKGLELLFDIAPDVPTTLEGDPLRLNQIIVNLGGNAVKFTERGSVTLRVRLLEHQGEKVKLQFSVHDSGIGMTQEQIGRLFQAFTQADSTTTRKYGGTGLGLTISRRLVDMMGGTIWVESTPDVGSTFHFTAWMGRGAETALLRTLPEALADLRVLVVDDNPAAVEIMSEMMKTLRVRVDTATSGEQALERAVEAHSAKDPYGLMVIDWRMPGWDGLETTKRMMQQLQDTMPRVVMATAFDKDGCQTEAKQVGIDALLTKPVNASTLFDTMANMFGHAPGVGGHEKISAQVDLHGLRALLAEDNEINQQIAIELMESVGAQVTVANNGQEALDILERAGASAFHVVLMDLQMPVMDGYEATRRLRGDERYAGLPILAMTAHALAEEREHCIDLGMQDHITKPIDPTAFYAILSHYRPAPTQTTSAPAPCVTHTPESTISIPNIIGLDTKSGLARTAGNVALYRKLLGNFALKQLDAAAKIRAMLAQSHRHEAEREAHTVKGVAGNIGAEGAQLAAAQLEAALRGDLDGVELSHLITQLEEALVAICQRIDDALGPTTPVTQPTYTPTPMVRQDLEELLRLLEDDDAQATTLFDSHAREWETLPDSGPLLMRMQQAISNYDFETAAGICRELLHDVPPAP; encoded by the coding sequence ATGGACCAGAAAAACACCGCCCCACCCTCTGCCTTGGCCAACCTGGTTGTGCGTTTTGGCCTGCGAGGACGCATACTGCTTTTTTTCCTGGTGGTGTTTCTGGGAGCAGGGTTTATCGCCTCGCTGGCCATGCGTCACCTGATGGTCCGAGAGGCGCACGTTCTGGGCAACGTCCTTGCCCAACGCCATGTGCTTTGGCACAGGGAAAAAATCATGGGCGCGGTACAACGTGAAGTAGCCATTGCCCGACAAATGGCCGGCTCCCTTACCCTGCAACATTGGGCGCGCCACGAAGACGACCCGGAAGCGATCGCAGCAGCACAAGCCGAGTTGTCTCTCTTCCGCGAAAATTTCAGAGCCCACAGTTTTTTTCTTGGGTTGGCATCCTCCCGCCATTTCTACTTTTCCGACAACAAGACTGAAAAAGTGACGCTGAAGGTGGTCAACACCCTGGATCCGGAGGCGAAAGACGATATCTGGTACTTTGCCAGCATGCAATCCGCAGCGCCATTCAACCTGAACGTAGACCACAACGACAAACTTGATGTGACCAATTTGTGGATCAACTACACCATGCAGGCAGGATCGGAGCGGCTGGGAGTGGTGGGGACCGGTGTGCCCCTCACCGACTTCGTCCAGTTGTTCACCCAGGCCGAGACCAGCGGTGTCGTCGGCATGCTGGTTGATGAAAAGGGCGCCATCCAGGCCCACAAAAACACCCTCCTGATTGACCGCAACGCCTTTGCCGACGCCAACGGAAGCGAAGTCCGAGGTGTTTTCAGCCTGCTTGCATCCAAAGCGGAACGTGACGCCCTGAAAGAAACCATGACCCAACTTCAGCAGGACAAGTTGGGGGCCAAAGTGATCACCCTGACGCTGGATGACCGGGAGCAACTGGTTGCCATCGCCTGGCTTGAGCCGCTGCGCTGGTACTCCATCGCCTTTCTGGATCCGACGAGCGTCATTCCGGCCCAGGATGCAAAGCTGTTCTGGCTGGCCCTCGTGATATCGTTTGTGGTCGCTGCGGGGATGCTTATCCTGGGTCAAAACCACATGATCATCCGTCCATTGCTCCGCCTTACCGAGGGCGCCAAGGCCATGGCCTGTGGTCTGTATGATACCCGCGTGGAAGTGACCAGTCATGATGAACTGGGAGTCTTGACCCAAGCCTTCAACAACATGTCCTCGGTCATCGCCAACTCCACCCGCACCCTGCTCAAAGAAGTGGATGAAAATTCGGAAGAATTGACACGAAAGGAGGTGCAACTACGCACCTTGGTGGACAGCATCCAGAGTTCCATCTTCATGAAAGATCTTCAGGGACGCTATACGCTGGTCAATGCCTGCCACTCCAGGATGCATGGCCTTTCCAGTGAGGAGATTCTCGGCAAAACCGACTTTGACCTCGTACCCCCCGAAGATGCGGAGCATGACACTGCCAAGGATCGCGAGGTTTTTGCCAAGGCAAAGGCCCTCACCTTCGAGGATCAGCACCTGTCGCACCGGGATGGCTTGCTGCGCACCTATCTCACCACCAAGGCGCCATTGATCAATGCTGAAGGACAAATCTACGGCCTCTGTGGCATTGCCACCGACATCACCGACCAGAAGGTCAACGAAAACAGCCTCAGAACCCATATGGAAGAGCTGAATAATACGCGCAAGTCCAGCCTGAACATGTTGTTGGATCTCGAAGAGGAAAGAAAGATTGCCGAGGATCTGCGAGAAAAGGCGGAAACGGCCACCAAAGCCAAGTCCGACTTTCTGGCCAACATGAGCCACGAAATCCGCACACCCATGAATGCCATCATCGGCATGTCCTTCCTGGCATTGAAAACCGACCTGACCCCCAAACAGCGGGACTACATCCACAAGGCGCACAACGCCGCGACCTCCCTGCTGGGTATCATCAATGACATTCTCGATTTTTCCAAGATTGAAGCCGGCAAACTCTCCATGGAGCTGGTGCCATTCCAATTGGACGACGTATTGACTGGCGTCAGCACCGTGCTCTCTCCCAAGGTGAACGAAAAGGGGTTGGAGCTGCTGTTCGACATAGCCCCGGACGTACCGACAACCCTGGAGGGCGATCCTCTGCGTTTGAACCAGATCATCGTCAATCTGGGTGGCAACGCGGTCAAGTTTACGGAACGGGGCTCCGTCACCCTGCGAGTACGGCTACTGGAACACCAGGGGGAAAAGGTCAAGCTGCAATTTTCCGTACACGATTCCGGAATCGGCATGACGCAAGAACAAATCGGGCGGCTGTTTCAGGCCTTTACCCAGGCAGACTCCACCACCACACGCAAATATGGCGGCACCGGCTTGGGCTTGACCATCTCCCGGCGGCTGGTGGACATGATGGGGGGAACCATCTGGGTGGAGAGCACTCCCGATGTGGGCTCCACCTTCCATTTTACGGCCTGGATGGGACGTGGTGCAGAAACTGCGTTGTTGCGAACACTGCCTGAAGCGTTGGCCGACCTTCGTGTATTGGTGGTGGATGACAACCCGGCAGCCGTGGAGATCATGTCCGAAATGATGAAAACTTTGCGTGTGCGCGTCGATACGGCAACCAGTGGTGAACAGGCGCTCGAACGGGCGGTGGAAGCCCACTCAGCCAAAGATCCCTATGGCCTGATGGTCATCGATTGGCGCATGCCAGGTTGGGATGGCCTGGAAACAACCAAACGCATGATGCAACAACTGCAAGACACCATGCCCCGTGTGGTCATGGCGACTGCCTTCGACAAGGATGGTTGCCAAACCGAAGCCAAACAGGTCGGCATCGATGCCTTGTTGACCAAGCCGGTCAATGCATCGACACTGTTCGACACGATGGCCAACATGTTCGGCCATGCACCCGGTGTTGGTGGTCACGAGAAGATCTCCGCCCAGGTCGATCTGCACGGTCTGCGTGCGTTGCTGGCCGAGGATAATGAGATCAACCAGCAGATCGCCATAGAACTTATGGAGTCGGTCGGAGCCCAGGTGACAGTAGCCAACAATGGCCAGGAGGCATTGGACATTTTGGAGCGTGCGGGGGCATCGGCTTTCCATGTGGTGTTGATGGATCTTCAGATGCCGGTCATGGATGGCTATGAGGCCACCCGCAGGCTGCGCGGGGATGAACGTTACGCCGGTCTGCCGATCCTGGCCATGACCGCCCACGCCTTGGCTGAAGAGCGCGAACATTGCATCGACCTGGGGATGCAGGATCACATCACCAAGCCCATTGACCCGACTGCATTCTATGCCATTTTGTCCCACTACCGACCCGCGCCGACACAAACCACATCCGCACCTGCACCCTGCGTCACGCATACGCCAGAGTCAACGATCTCCATTCCGAATATTATTGGCCTGGATACGAAGTCAGGATTGGCGCGCACTGCGGGCAATGTTGCGCTTTACCGCAAGCTGCTCGGCAATTTTGCGCTGAAACAGCTGGACGCCGCTGCAAAAATTCGCGCCATGCTGGCCCAGAGTCATCGGCATGAAGCCGAACGGGAGGCACACACGGTCAAAGGCGTGGCTGGAAATATCGGCGCCGAAGGTGCGCAACTGGCCGCTGCGCAACTTGAAGCGGCCCTGCGTGGTGATCTTGATGGGGTGGAGTTGTCCCACCTGATCACGCAGCTCGAAGAGGCGTTGGTCGCGATTTGCCAACGGATCGACGACGCCCTGGGTCCAACCACCCCGGTGACGCAGCCGACATACACCCCCACCCCCATGGTGCGCCAGGATCTGGAAGAGCTTTTGCGCCTGCTGGAAGATGACGACGCCCAGGCCACCACGTTGTTTGACAGCCACGCCAGAGAGTGGGAAACCCTGCCAGACAGTGGCCCGCTCCTGATGCGTATGCAGCAGGCCATCAGCAATTACGATTTTGAAACAGCAGCCGGCATTTGCCGCGAACTGTTGCACGATGTACCCCCTGCACCTTGA
- a CDS encoding cyclic nucleotide-binding/CBS domain-containing protein — protein sequence MDIELIEIIDFISKHPPFSLLPAATRESLPAHMEISYARRGQVILHVGHENQTLYIIRSGAVEVHSPDDELLQRLGEGDLFGAQAILQGGRVHNHVTAIEDSLLYRLSKEAFDRLCREEKLFADYFVPQGADRLRMGLRNKQPLSSRINLATARIGDIPLQKPVTARPSTSIRQAAEMMTASCASALLLTGEESLQGIVTDRDLTTRVVAAGLSPDLPIAAVMTPRPITADKNDYVFDVMLKMVSHTVNHMPVMDGSRLIGLMTSQDLLSRQQGSSPVRLARQISRMEKIEDLHAAVREAQLLLVSMVSAHATAHSMERFLTHLTDAITVRLLEMAEEKLGLPPIPYAWMAAGSQGRQEQAIQGDQDNFLIIDDRYDAAQHGTYFRALSRFVCDGLNECGYLYCPGDMMAANPAWHLPLRQWQQRYGAWIDEPSPKALMLTCIFFDLRLVYGQRFLSDALHAFIQEKVKGNNFFLAHMTVNALSRQPPLGFFRHFVLQHGGDHAETLDLKIHGVIPIVDLARIYALEAGLPQVNTHERLHAASLAGSVSQGSARDLDDAREFIAFTRLRHQAQRLHEGKPVDNFLPPGDLSELERNHLKDAFKVVKTLQHALALRHQVSRIS from the coding sequence ATGGATATAGAACTTATTGAAATTATCGATTTTATCAGCAAACACCCCCCCTTTTCCCTGCTGCCGGCTGCCACGCGGGAATCACTTCCCGCCCACATGGAGATCAGTTATGCCCGGCGTGGTCAGGTGATTTTGCACGTTGGCCATGAGAACCAGACTTTGTACATCATCCGCAGTGGGGCTGTGGAGGTACACTCCCCTGATGACGAACTGCTCCAACGTCTGGGAGAAGGGGATCTCTTTGGGGCCCAGGCGATATTGCAAGGTGGACGGGTACACAACCATGTGACCGCCATCGAGGATTCACTTCTCTACCGTCTGTCCAAGGAGGCGTTCGACCGATTGTGTCGGGAAGAGAAGCTCTTTGCTGATTATTTCGTTCCACAAGGGGCGGATCGCTTGCGCATGGGGTTGCGCAACAAACAGCCGCTATCCAGCCGGATCAACCTTGCGACCGCCCGCATCGGTGACATCCCCCTGCAAAAACCCGTCACCGCCCGACCATCGACTTCCATCCGCCAAGCGGCGGAAATGATGACTGCCAGTTGCGCATCGGCCTTGCTCCTGACTGGGGAAGAGAGCTTGCAGGGCATTGTGACTGACCGCGATTTGACCACGCGGGTCGTCGCTGCCGGTCTCTCTCCCGATCTGCCCATAGCCGCCGTCATGACCCCCCGCCCGATTACCGCCGACAAGAACGATTACGTCTTTGATGTCATGCTGAAAATGGTGTCCCACACCGTCAACCACATGCCTGTGATGGACGGATCCCGGCTTATTGGCTTGATGACAAGCCAGGATCTCCTCTCCCGCCAACAGGGCAGCTCGCCGGTGCGTCTGGCGAGACAGATCAGCCGTATGGAGAAGATTGAAGATTTGCACGCCGCCGTCCGGGAAGCGCAACTCCTCCTTGTCAGCATGGTTTCGGCCCACGCCACGGCGCACAGCATGGAACGTTTTTTGACCCATCTGACCGATGCCATAACCGTGCGCCTTTTGGAAATGGCAGAGGAAAAGCTCGGCCTCCCACCCATACCCTATGCCTGGATGGCCGCCGGTTCGCAAGGTCGCCAGGAACAGGCCATTCAGGGGGACCAGGACAATTTTCTCATTATTGATGATCGATACGATGCCGCGCAACATGGAACCTATTTCAGGGCCTTGAGCCGATTTGTCTGCGATGGCCTGAACGAGTGTGGATACCTTTATTGTCCTGGCGACATGATGGCGGCAAATCCCGCTTGGCACCTGCCCTTGCGGCAGTGGCAGCAACGCTACGGGGCCTGGATCGATGAACCATCCCCCAAAGCCTTGATGCTGACCTGTATCTTTTTTGATTTGCGCCTTGTGTACGGTCAGCGTTTTTTGAGCGACGCGCTGCATGCGTTTATTCAGGAGAAGGTCAAGGGAAACAACTTTTTTTTGGCCCATATGACCGTCAATGCCCTGAGCCGCCAGCCTCCTTTGGGGTTTTTTCGCCATTTTGTTCTGCAACACGGTGGCGACCACGCTGAAACCCTGGATTTAAAGATTCACGGCGTCATTCCCATTGTCGATCTTGCCCGTATTTATGCCCTGGAGGCTGGTTTGCCACAGGTCAACACCCACGAACGTTTGCACGCCGCAAGCCTGGCGGGAAGCGTCAGCCAAGGCAGTGCCCGGGATCTTGATGACGCCCGCGAATTCATTGCTTTTACCCGACTGCGCCATCAGGCGCAAAGGCTCCACGAGGGCAAACCCGTCGACAATTTTCTTCCCCCCGGAGATTTGTCGGAGTTGGAACGCAACCACCTGAAGGATGCCTTCAAAGTGGTCAAAACCCTGCAACACGCCTTGGCTTTGCGCCACCAGGTGTCGAGAATTTCTTGA
- a CDS encoding translocation/assembly module TamB domain-containing protein, which yields MRPLLFLRHAVRLLGLSLLGALFLLVGTTFFALRTPAGVEHVERAVNHMLALYHVPVTLRGISGRLPFQIRVAHVEWTDAQGVWADVENLTLTWSGWALLRGVVRIQDLQASDFSWYRQPQASASQADSPSPWVNTPLLAMGLPLVALEAEHFAVERIHLGGPLSGFPAALFPGGSIVFSLQGECLVPLPVAAHATPLPGPECRMVAVREGLFTLAARGSLSADWLAEEATIDISLPDLHPWGPALGQPLRGAAQLTLQTRGAFQKTRLNATLDGDHVQGDNLYAEHLHATLETLFSLTSWEDVPVKLAMTGSIGTWRVQGIQGKPLRLTGEGTWDPRTLAGKGMVTTDLTDLASWLALAHPDKPGEGGKQATPGDQKMPDGDGRLHVDYAIFPAQKKLDLQASLALHDLRAWPAPILALSGPTPTLSAHISGDLQEGDFTLTHARLEGTGLSCAGHGRYQRASRSFTADWQGELADLRLLAKPLAHPVAGRIRGSATMHGSIDDPHLQVVIRGEKIVWNRQPVDHLQAQLQVQGFPAKPDGEVRLTAEFPGGTTRTEAHFRLQGKQLDLSRLRVEAPAGNLTGQLHTEMTSGLTEGALRVGLPRLSSLGPLLGVAMTGQGKVQVDLQARHGQQEFTAILEGEDWAGSWGSVQRVHGYLQGKDLWKKAWLQGNVTATQGRHGPHRLEHFRMETSGELRNLAVNLAARGEFWRPFTLDGAGTLRLAHAAGAHPASMELAVDQLSGKYGKDSLRLTTPFQIVQHKTYWDLSPFDLSLGRARLVAHLHLASQDISGRMVFHVPLSLATVHLETPWAGDAEGYLDLSGTADQPNLVGAINLLQLHAKRPAWTRVPPLNAKVMLAFAEQTLKLNADLTNLNPGVLHLDGSIPVKWRGFPLHGELPPQTKLVASLRADLRMEQLAAFLDLPQQELTGRLQSDLRLDGALEQLGLTGSIHVTEGRYLHLETGAEFKNISLEARAMGRTLTLTRLSADSGAEGHVLGTGTFSLLPESGFPLQIDLDLDQVKPLHNQTAIVLADGRIRVAGPLLAPRIAGSITLGESQIFLTDPEAEEMDSMAVEEEMNGVPLERVKIGTPVRENRPTLDLEIRSPGRLVTRGRGIDVEWSGEVKVTGSYDSPELRGVMHMQRGQIDLLGQRFQAARGTIHFTGSVPPNPLTDLDATLQRKNLQVTLRLQGPIRSPTLSFVSDPPLAQDDIIANILFGRTTAEINPTQAATLALALRTLNDGDGQSFLDRFQKAIGISKLDFAPGDRPETGVVKVGKYINDKIFLQVERGLASGTGGVSVEMDMTHNLSLKTEMHEEKSQEVGINWKHQY from the coding sequence ATGCGTCCACTTCTTTTCCTCCGCCACGCTGTTCGTTTATTGGGATTATCGCTCCTTGGCGCACTGTTTTTGCTGGTTGGAACCACTTTTTTTGCCCTGCGCACCCCGGCGGGAGTTGAGCATGTGGAACGCGCCGTCAACCATATGCTGGCTCTCTACCACGTCCCGGTTACGTTGCGAGGGATCAGTGGGCGCCTGCCTTTTCAGATTCGGGTTGCGCACGTGGAATGGACGGATGCCCAGGGGGTTTGGGCAGATGTGGAGAACTTGACCCTGACCTGGTCGGGGTGGGCATTGTTGCGCGGGGTCGTGCGCATTCAGGATCTTCAGGCATCTGATTTTTCTTGGTATCGACAGCCCCAGGCATCGGCCTCCCAGGCGGACTCCCCATCGCCTTGGGTCAACACGCCACTTCTTGCCATGGGTCTGCCCCTGGTGGCCTTGGAGGCGGAGCATTTTGCCGTTGAGCGGATCCACCTGGGCGGGCCGTTGTCGGGTTTTCCGGCAGCTCTGTTTCCGGGTGGTTCGATCGTGTTTTCTCTACAGGGAGAGTGTCTTGTACCTCTGCCAGTCGCTGCACATGCCACACCGCTGCCAGGCCCGGAGTGCCGGATGGTTGCGGTTCGGGAAGGCCTGTTCACCTTGGCCGCCCGTGGGAGTCTGAGTGCGGATTGGCTGGCCGAAGAGGCGACCATCGACATCTCTCTGCCGGATTTGCACCCCTGGGGACCGGCTCTGGGCCAGCCTTTGCGTGGCGCCGCCCAATTGACCTTGCAAACCAGGGGAGCGTTCCAAAAAACTCGCCTGAATGCCACCCTGGATGGCGACCATGTGCAAGGGGATAACCTGTATGCGGAGCATCTGCACGCCACTCTGGAGACGCTGTTTTCCCTGACCTCATGGGAGGATGTGCCGGTCAAACTGGCCATGACCGGCTCAATCGGCACCTGGCGGGTACAGGGGATCCAGGGAAAGCCACTCCGCCTGACGGGAGAGGGAACATGGGATCCGCGTACCCTGGCCGGAAAAGGGATGGTCACCACCGACTTGACGGACCTGGCCTCCTGGTTGGCCCTGGCCCATCCAGATAAACCGGGCGAGGGGGGGAAACAAGCAACCCCTGGAGATCAAAAAATGCCGGATGGCGATGGTCGACTCCATGTTGACTATGCCATCTTTCCGGCCCAAAAAAAGCTGGATCTGCAAGCCAGCCTGGCATTGCATGATCTGCGCGCCTGGCCTGCGCCGATCCTGGCGTTGTCAGGGCCGACGCCCACCTTGAGCGCACATATTTCCGGAGATCTGCAAGAAGGTGACTTCACCCTCACCCATGCCCGCCTGGAAGGGACCGGGTTGTCATGTGCCGGTCATGGCCGGTACCAGAGGGCGTCCCGATCATTCACTGCCGATTGGCAAGGGGAGTTGGCCGATTTGCGGCTTCTTGCCAAACCGTTGGCACACCCGGTGGCCGGGAGGATCCGGGGGTCGGCAACGATGCATGGTTCCATCGACGATCCTCATCTCCAGGTGGTGATCCGGGGGGAAAAAATAGTGTGGAATCGCCAACCTGTGGATCACCTTCAGGCACAGCTTCAGGTGCAGGGGTTCCCTGCAAAGCCGGATGGCGAGGTGCGGTTGACGGCTGAATTTCCTGGTGGAACCACGCGCACCGAGGCGCATTTTCGTCTTCAGGGAAAGCAGTTGGATCTCTCACGCCTCCGGGTAGAGGCCCCGGCAGGCAACCTGACGGGACAACTCCACACGGAGATGACGAGTGGGTTGACGGAAGGCGCCCTGCGGGTTGGCCTGCCCCGCCTCTCCTCTCTCGGCCCCCTCCTGGGCGTGGCGATGACGGGTCAGGGCAAGGTGCAGGTTGACCTGCAAGCCCGGCATGGCCAGCAGGAGTTCACGGCGATCCTGGAGGGAGAGGATTGGGCGGGATCCTGGGGATCCGTGCAACGTGTGCATGGGTACCTGCAAGGAAAAGATCTTTGGAAAAAGGCTTGGCTCCAGGGTAACGTGACGGCGACACAGGGCCGCCATGGTCCACACCGTCTGGAACATTTCCGCATGGAAACCTCCGGAGAGTTGCGCAACCTTGCCGTCAACCTGGCAGCGCGGGGAGAGTTCTGGCGGCCCTTTACCCTGGATGGTGCTGGCACCTTGCGCCTGGCGCACGCCGCAGGGGCGCACCCCGCAAGCATGGAGCTGGCCGTTGACCAATTGTCGGGAAAATATGGCAAGGATTCGCTTCGCCTGACGACCCCGTTTCAGATCGTCCAGCACAAAACGTATTGGGATCTCTCCCCGTTCGACCTCTCCCTGGGACGTGCCCGGCTTGTCGCCCACCTTCACCTTGCCAGCCAGGATATATCCGGTCGGATGGTGTTTCATGTGCCGCTCTCTCTGGCGACGGTACATTTGGAAACCCCCTGGGCGGGGGACGCCGAAGGCTATTTGGACCTGTCGGGTACAGCCGATCAGCCGAACCTGGTGGGTGCGATCAACTTGTTGCAGTTGCATGCCAAACGACCGGCCTGGACCCGGGTGCCTCCCCTCAATGCCAAGGTGATGCTGGCTTTCGCAGAGCAAACCCTGAAACTCAATGCCGATTTGACCAATCTGAACCCCGGTGTCTTGCACCTGGACGGTTCCATCCCTGTCAAATGGCGGGGGTTTCCTCTGCATGGGGAGTTGCCTCCACAGACAAAACTGGTCGCCAGCTTGCGTGCCGATTTGCGCATGGAGCAGCTTGCCGCATTTTTGGACCTGCCCCAACAAGAGCTGACAGGCCGTCTACAGAGTGATTTGCGTCTCGACGGAGCCCTGGAGCAGCTCGGATTGACCGGGTCGATCCATGTGACGGAGGGACGTTATCTCCATCTGGAAACCGGCGCCGAATTTAAAAATATAAGCCTTGAGGCTCGGGCCATGGGTCGGACCCTGACCCTGACCCGTCTCTCCGCCGACAGCGGCGCCGAGGGGCATGTGCTTGGCACGGGCACGTTTTCCTTGCTTCCCGAGTCAGGGTTTCCGTTGCAGATCGATCTGGATTTGGACCAGGTCAAACCTTTGCACAATCAGACCGCGATTGTCTTGGCCGATGGACGTATCCGGGTTGCAGGTCCGCTGCTTGCGCCTCGGATCGCTGGTTCCATCACTCTGGGGGAGAGCCAGATTTTTCTCACGGATCCGGAAGCGGAAGAGATGGACAGCATGGCCGTCGAGGAAGAAATGAACGGCGTTCCCCTGGAGCGGGTCAAGATCGGGACACCGGTGCGCGAGAACCGCCCAACGCTTGACCTGGAGATCCGTTCGCCGGGTCGTTTGGTGACGCGAGGCCGGGGGATCGACGTGGAGTGGTCAGGCGAAGTCAAGGTGACTGGTTCCTATGACAGCCCCGAGTTGCGTGGCGTGATGCATATGCAGCGTGGCCAGATTGATTTACTGGGACAAAGATTTCAGGCCGCACGTGGTACCATCCATTTTACCGGTTCTGTGCCACCCAATCCCCTGACCGACCTTGATGCCACGCTGCAACGTAAGAATCTTCAGGTCACTTTGCGTCTCCAGGGCCCCATCCGTTCGCCGACCCTCTCCTTTGTCAGCGATCCGCCATTGGCGCAGGATGATATCATTGCCAACATTCTGTTCGGACGGACAACAGCCGAGATCAACCCAACCCAGGCTGCCACGTTGGCCCTGGCGCTGCGTACCCTGAACGACGGTGATGGCCAAAGTTTTTTGGATCGGTTTCAAAAGGCCATCGGTATCAGCAAACTCGACTTTGCCCCGGGCGACCGTCCGGAGACCGGCGTGGTCAAGGTCGGAAAATACATCAATGACAAAATATTTTTACAGGTGGAACGCGGACTTGCCTCCGGAACAGGCGGGGTTTCGGTGGAGATGGACATGACCCACAACCTCTCTCTGAAAACAGAGATGCATGAGGAAAAATCCCAGGAGGTCGGGATCAATTGGAAACATCAGTATTGA